A DNA window from Anastrepha obliqua isolate idAnaObli1 chromosome 5, idAnaObli1_1.0, whole genome shotgun sequence contains the following coding sequences:
- the LOC129248217 gene encoding serine/threonine-protein kinase RIO3: MDSQNTSINAWGNTATKPMEIISFSDIMSEEYAHRVHNREKKRHEERLLKQAHSQSKGLATLINNNLDSSIYSTTTGDETTANKEYEERACSSNVGVKDELNTWEDYSALLNSTGECDSDAAIAEMLQSQLDHEYNEHLRRIEHQRNKDSKVTVILDKFHRNGDMEFLNDSDNYFEVEEEESQHKRDWDRFETNEKLLDTIPKCGFKLDKEGEMITKHDPQLCGVRNACRVMSFPPEFPTGDGAGFDMKLSNQVFNQLKTYSRRGNKKCKMNDRTANETTAEMGVDARTRLLLYKLKNCQILGQINGIISTGKEAIILHANSDPAYATNDIKYSGTVCSPQLLPKECAIKIFKTTLNEFKQRDRYIKDDYRFKDRFSKQSNRVIINMWAEKEMHNIMRMQSVGINCPDVVILKKHVLVMSFIGDNHNAAPKLKDARLSHSELSFAYAEVIAAMHKLYNEAKLIHADLSEYNILWHDAKCWIIDVAQSVEPEHPSALEFLMRDCTNIITFFEKRGLSDIYTKEQLFEYITSLNAETHNAAMLERIHTRGASIAEATAPYQEEYPDELKPLTYPFDLAWEKSQCVRGQRKSIESADPLCIPIVDQAASAMKVLNINVPSINHENQL, translated from the exons ATGGATTCACAAAATACAAGCATAAATGCTTGGGGTAATACAGCCACAAAGCCGATGGAAATAATTAGTTTTTCTGATATAATGTCTGAAGAATATGCACACCGTGTTCATAATCGCGAAAAAAAGCGCCATGAAGAACGCTTATTGAAACAGGCACATAGCCAATCCAAAGGACTAGCaacattaataaacaataatttAGATTCTAGTATATACTCTACAACTACAGGTGATGAGACAACAGCGAATAAAGAGTATGAAGAAAGAGCTTGCTCATCCAATGTAGGAGTGAAAGACGAGTTAAATACGTGGGAAGATTATTCTGCACTATTAAATAGTACAGGGGAATGTGATTCTGACGCCGCAATCGCTGAGATGCTTCAATCTCAGTTAGATCACGAGTATAATGAGCATCTACGACGAATTGAACATCAACGCAACAAAGATAGTAAAGTTACGGTAATATTGGATAAATTCCATCGTAATGGTGACATGGAATTTCTGAACGATTCAGACAATTATTTTGAAGTTGAGGAGGAAGAAAGCCAGCATAAACGTGATTGGGACCGTTTTGAGACAAACGAAAAACTCTTGGACACAATACCGAAATGTGGATTTAAGCTGGATAAAGAGGGCGAAATGATAACAAAACATGATCCGCAATTGTGTGGAGTTCGCAATGCATGCCGAGTGATGTCATTCCCTCCCGAGTTTCCTACTGGAGATGGCGCGGGCTTCGATATGAAGCTTTCTAATCAA GTTTTTAACCAATTGAAAACATACTCACGTCGAGGGAATAAGAAATGTAAAATGAATGATCGGACGGCCAACGAGACTACAGCTGAAATGGGGGTGGATGCGCGTACTCGCCTGCTGCTTTATAAGctaaaaaattgccaaattttggGCCAAATAAATGGCATTATATCGACGGGAAAAGAAGCTATAATTTTACATGCGAACTCAGATCCTGCTTACGCAACAAATGACATTAAATATAGTGGAACAGTATGTTCACCGCAATTGTTGCCCAAAGAGTGtgctattaaaatatttaaaactacaCTAAATGAGTTTAAGCAACGGGATCGATATATAAAAGATGATTATAGATTTAAAGATCGCTTTAGCAAACAAAGTAATCGTGTTATTATAAATATGTGGGCAGAAAAGGAAATGCATAATATAATGCGCATGCAAAGCGTCGGCATAAATTGCCCGGATGTTgtcattttaaaaaaacatgtGTTAGTAATGTCTTTCATTGGCGATAATCACAATGCGGCACCAAAACTTAAAGACGCGCGTCTAAGCCATTCGGAATTGAGTTTTGCCTATGCAGAAGTTATTGCAGCAATGCACAAGCTATATAATGAAGCAAAGTTGATACATGCTGATTTGAGCGAGTACAACATTCTATGGCACGACGCCAAGTGTTGGATCATCGATGTAGCACAGTCAGTAGAGCCAGAACATCCAAGTGCACTAGAATTTTTGATGCGTGATTGTACTAATATAATAACT TTCTTCGAAAAACGTGGTTTGTCAGATATTTATACGAAAGAACAACTTTTTGAATACATTACCTCTCTGAATGCCGAGACACATAATGCAGCCATGCTAGAACGCATTCATACGCGTGGTGCCTCAATAGCCGAAGCCACAGCTCCGTATCAAGAAGAGTATCCAGATGAACTGAAACCTCTTACGTATCCTTTCGACTTGGCATGGGAAAAATCACAATGTGTACGAGGGCAACGGAAGTCAATAGAATCAGCGGACCCTTTATGTATACCGATCGTAGATCAGGCTGCTTCTGCAATGAAGGTTTTAAATATTAACGTACCTAGTATAAATCATGAGAATCAGTTATAA
- the LOC129248512 gene encoding uncharacterized protein LOC129248512 codes for MVLCRFFLQGTCRFGTKCSNEHLDIKQLVKTDLEAAINGKQWPFSCFGPFKDKQCIPAFIEDQSFEEIRWLCYEAKQKNCADQYVQQFNKEAMEANNKIKTILQLSPHVIDLICRLYDAPADVGGNSGLEKSNANPFGFRSNITNDATSIFNKSGTPSGSNNTFRGGFSNIATTSSAGNTFSVVTSSPAGGIFTGSSSPFNSQNQQSSIFSHQLPQTNSIFGGGGSQNALFGQPQTSTGVIGGLFGQASQPTGGFFAQASQQQQNRPSPNVGLFAQQTQQPQSVSNVDLFAKQCQSQSAPIGGVIFNQNIQQQPQSNGGNIFAQSIQAQQMQAASGFPLYQTNKQHPPSVFGQQNAFTQQSSNGVFGQMVQNASVGNSNNIFTQPLSATNDNGGFKNPHTTAIPTQNIFAHALQQQQRTPANIFSQPAKPSANISVSMEPSTGFFQHGTQLQQGAHQETAFGQQIVENVTSQPLLQSPVVSSSVYSKLEDLTHEEIESFKAVTFTQGRIPNVPPPRELIN; via the exons ATGGTTCTTTGTAGGTTTTTTCTTCAAGGAACGTGTAGGTTTGGAACCAAATGCAGTAATGAACATTTGGATATAAA GCAACTTGTGAAAACCGATTTGGAAGCAGCCATAAATGGTAAACAATGGCCGTTTTCCTGCTTTGGACCTTTTAAGGATAAACAATGTATTCCGGCCTTTATTGAAGATCAGTCCTTCGAAGAAATACGATGGCTGTGTTACGaagccaaacaaaaaaactgtgCGGACCAATACGTCCAACAATTCAACAAGGAAGCTATGgaagcaaataataaaataaaaactattttgcaGTTATCACCTCATGTAATAGATCTAATTTGCCGATTGTATGACGCGCCTGCTGATGTCGGTGGCAATTCGGGATTGGAAAAAAGTAATGCGAATCCATTTGGGTTTAGAAGTAACATTACTAATGACGCAACTTCCATTTTCAATAAGTCTGGTACTCCATCTGGCAGTAATAATACTTTTAGAGGTGGATTTAGCAATATTGCTACTACAAGTAGTGCGGGAAATACATTTAGCGTTGTTACGTCATCACCTGCTGGAGGGATATTTACTGGAAGTAGTTCACCCTTTAATTCTCAAAATCAGCAGTCTTCAATTTTTTCGCATCAACTGCCACAAACAAATTCCATATTTGGTGGCGGTGGGTCGCAAAATGCTTTGTTTGGGCAACCGCAGACAAGTACAGGAGTTATTGGTGGACTTTTCGGACAAGCATCACAACCGACCGGTGGCTTTTTTGCCCAAGCATCGCAACAGCAACAGAATCGACCTTCGCCTAATGTAGGTTTATTTGCCCAACAGACTCAGCAGCCACAATCGGTTTCGAACGTTGACTTATTTGCAAAACAATGTCAATCTCAATCAGCGCCAATAGGGGGAGTTATATTTAATCAGAATATTCAACAACAGCCACAATCAAATGGGGGAAATATATTTGCTCAATCCATACAAGCTCAGCAAATGCAGGCCGCTTCGGGGTTTCCTTTGTATCAGACAAATAAACAACATCCTCCATCGGTTTTTGGGCAACAAAACGCTTTTACACAACAAAGTTCGAATGGTGTATTTGGTCAAATGGTTCAAAATGCGTCTGTTGGTAACAGCAATAATATATTTACACAACCCCTTAGTGCAACAAATGACAATGGGGGCTTTAAAAATCCTCATACAACAGCTATACCCACACAAAACATCTTCGCTCACgcattgcaacaacaacaacgaactcCTGCAAACATATTTTCACAACCAGCCAAACCATCTGCAAATATATCTGTTTCAATGGAGCCTTCTACAGGTTTTTTCCAACATGGTACTCAATTGCAACAAGGAGCACATCAGGAGACCGCATTTGGCCAGCAGATTGTTGAAAATGTCACTTCTCAGCCTCTGCTTCAATCACCGGTGGTAAGCAGCTCTGTGTATAGCAAGTTGGAAGATCTTACACACGAAGAAATTGAGTCTTTTAAAGCGGTAACTTTTACCCAAGGCAGAATTCCGAATGTACCTCCACCACGAGagttaataaattaa
- the LOC129246851 gene encoding lethal(2) giant larvae protein — translation MLKFIRGKGQQPTAERQRLQKELFSYRKTVQHGFPHKPSAIAYDPISKLMAIGTQTGAIKVFGQPGVEFYGQHTLISNSAAELNVQLLEWVYGTGRVLSLTASNHLILWEPIGASLVAIKTLPFDGKLKKVSSLCCSLNKDIVWIGTEGGNIYQFDLNSFAIREPVIYHDVVLEQVPSTYKLNPGAIESIRQLPNAHNKLLIAYNRGLCVLWDLETSLVVRAYIAPGHGQSVGLFVNASGTQFTWYHADGSYASWNLTNAEAPKNVNYVPYGPDPCKSINQLYKGKRGTADVVIFSGGMPRSTYGDHNCVSVHSSDGSKVCLDFTSKVIDFFVTFQNNTDNVQVLVVLLEEEFCAYDLTDSKIPVIKAPYLHSVHASAVTCNHLASQVKQDVYDKIVHAGEEQDAECSSIEWPINGGILEAELPDDIDSDERLYEILLTGHEDGSVKFWDCTDVVLKPLYHFRTAPLFGHENQDDIPVDSTEPLDDSEPPFRKAGLFDPYSDDPRLAVKKIALCPNTGRMIVGGTAGQIVIANFGISELENSPLKVSSMNLVSDRDGFVWKGHDQLTVRENLLDPDADPVGDAGVEITGVLQVLPPASITCLSLEANWGLVAGGTAHGLVLFDCNTFLPVFHRCTLNPNDLTGAGEQLSRRKSFKKSLRESFRKLRKGRSTRNNPSQVPTTLEARPIERQVEARSTDDGMGSMVRCLQFAKTFITNVNITSPTLWSATNSSTVSVFLLHLPAAQTAATNMPPVNDNAAATTAATQPRRVSAQLAKEIQLKHRAPVVGIAIFDHNGYPVDQQSNKSPISPPHRLLIASEEQFKVFSLPQLKPINKYKLTANEGARVRRIHFSSFSCRLPADLLVHGSSGSPSKSLPTRSQENAQDIANTSGGSGGDRLYQEMALLCLTNMGDIMALSVPELKRQLNAAAIRREDINGISSLCFTNGGEALYMLSSSELQRISLAATKVVTPQGGIEVEELVVNGEQINTNADENQECIDATSSISATHSHEPVSKDGTKPLEVDTDLQKGGIGLTNGVSSAMENNSPNRANETITSSIGDITVDSVRDHLNATTTTLCTTTTEETVGRLSVLSTQTNQTLTSANMKDVTDFNIPNLMDLAPLSNTTETNSSSVVIKSIITSISHEKTNGETETVTSKTTKREESQF, via the exons actGTACAACATGGATTTCCTCACAAACCTTCTGCGATTGCCTATGATCCGATTTCCAAACTCATGGCCATAGGCACACAAACAGGTGCTATCAAGGTATTCGGTCAGCCTGGTGTAGAGTTCTACGGGCAACACACGTTAATAAGCAATTCAGCGGCCGAACTCAACGTGCAGCTTTTAGAATGGGTATACGGTACCGGGCGTGTACTCTCGTTGACTGCCTCAAATCATTTGATTTTATGGGAGCCTATTGGTGCATCGCTGGTTGCCATCAAGACATTACCTTTTGAcggaaaattgaagaaagtgtCGTCCCTTTGCTGTTCGTTAAATAAAGACATCGTATGGATTGGAACTGAAGGTGGCAATATATATCAATTTGACCTGAATTCGTTCGCAATTCGTGAACCTGTAATATATCACGATGTTGTTCTCGAGCAAGTACCCTCCACATACAAGTTAAATCCAGGTGCTATTGAGTCAATACGTCAATTACCGAACGCACACAATAAGCTGTTGATTGCATACAATCGTGGACTTTGTGTGTTGTGGGATCTAGAAACATCTTTAGTTGTGCGCGCGTACATTGCACCAGGTCATGGACAGAGCGTAGGTCTATTTGTGAATGCGTCTGGAACTCAGTTTACTTGGTATCATGCTGATGGCTCCTACGCCTCTTGGAATTTGACCAACGCTGAAGCCCCAAAAAACGTCAACTACGTTCCTTATGGGCCAGATCCTTGCAAAAGCATAAATCAACTTTATAAAGGCAAGCGCGG AACCGCTGATGTTGTTATATTTTCTGGTGGCATGCCACGCTCAACTTATGGAGATCATAACTGTGTATCAGTACATTCAAGCGACGGCAGTAAAGTGTGCTTAGACTTCACTTCGAAAGTTATCGATTTCTTTGTGACGTTTCAAAATAATACGGACAATGTCCAAGTCCTGGTTGTATTACTCGAGGAAGAGTTCTGTGCTTATGATTTAACTGATTCCAAAATTCCTGTTATTAAGGCCCCATATCTTCATTCTGTTCATGCTTCCGCGGTTACTTGCAATCATCTAGCATCCCAAGTCAAACAGGATGTCTATGATAAAATTGTGCACGCAGGAGAAGAACAAGATGCAGAGTGCAGTAGCATAGAATGGCCAATAAATGGCGGCATTTTGGAGGCAGAACTGCCTGATGATATTGACAGTGATGAACGACTGTATGAAATACTATTGACTGGCCATGAAGACGGTTCAgtaaaattttgggattgtactgatgttgttttaaaacctCTGTACCATTTTAGAACTGCGCCATTGTTTgg GCATGAGAACCAAGATGACATTCCGGTGGATTCGACAGAACCTTTGGATGACTCAGAACCACCATTTCGAAAAGCAGGGCTATTCGATCCCTATTCTGATGATCCCCGTTTAGCGGTAAAAAAAATAGCTTTGTGTCCAAACACGGGACGGATGATTGTCGGAGGCACCGCTGGTCAAATAGTTATTGCTAACTTTGGTATCAGCGAACTTGAAAATAGTCCACTTAAAGTGAGTTCTATGAATCTAGTAAGTGATCGTGATGGTTTCGTTTGGAAGGGACACGATCAGTTGACGGTACGTGAAAATTTGCTTGACCCGGATGCAGATCCTGTGGGTGATGCCGGTGTAGAAATAACAGGCGTTTTACAAGTTCTTCCACCAGCAAGCATAACATGCTTGTCTCTGGAGGCGAATTGGGGGTTGGTAGCTGGAGGTACTGCCCACGGCCTTGTTTTATTTGATTGCAATACCTTTTTACCAGTTTTTCATCGTTGCACTCTGAATCCAAATG ATTTAACAGGTGCAGGAGAGCAATTGTCCCGCCGCAAATCATTTAAAAAGTCGTTACGTGAGTCGTTCCGAAAACTTCGTAAAGGCCGTTCTACGCGAAACAATCCATCACAAGTTCCAACAACG TTGGAAGCACGGCCGATCGAACGGCAAGTAGAAGCTCGTTCTACAGATGATGGTATGGGTTCTATGGTCCGCTGTTTACAATTCGCCAAGACTTTCATAACCAATG tGAATATAACATCGCCCACATTGTGGTCAGCCACAAACTCAAGCACGGTatcagtttttttattacatttgccAGCCGCTCAAACAGCTGCTACTAATATGCCACCTGTGAATGATAACGCAGCGGCTACAACAGCAGCTACGCAGCCACGACGCGTATCCGCTCAACTGGCGAAAGAAATTCAATTGAAGCATCGCGCACCTGTAGTTGGTATCGCTATATTCGATCATAATGGCTACCCAGTTGACCAACAAAGCAATAAAAGTCCGATTTCACCACCGCATCGATTGTTGATTGCATCCGaagaacaatttaaagttttctcaCTGCCACAACTAAAACCGATCAACAAGTATAAACTAACTGCAAATGAGGGGGCCCGTGTACGACGCATACACTTTTCTTCCTTCTCATGTCGTTTGCCAGCTGATTTATTGGTGCACGGTTCTAGCGGTAGCCCTTCCAAATCGCTTCCAACACGTTCACAAGAGAATGCCCAAGATATAGCCAATACTAGTGGAGGAAGTGGAGGAGATCGCTTATATCAGGAAATGGCGTTGCTTTGTCTAACGAATATGGGGGATATAATGGCTCTTTCGGTTCCAGAATTAAAACGTCAACTAAATGCCGCAGCCATCAGACGCGAGGACattaa tGGCATTTCATCACTTTGCTTTACAAATGGTGGTGAAGCATTATATATGCTTTCATCTTCTGAACTGCAACGCATCTCTTTAGCGGCAACAAAAGTCGTAACACCACAAGGCGGCATCGAAGTGGAAGAATTGGTGGTTAATGGCGAACAAATTAACACAAACGCTGATGAAAACCAAGAATGCATTGATGCCACGAGTTCGATTTCAGCAACGCACTCACATGAGCCAGTATCGAAAGATGGGACAAAACCACTTGAAGTTGACACCGATCTACAGAAGGGAGGCATCGGTTTAACCAATGGTGTTAGCTCAGCTATGGAAAACAATTCACCGAATCGTGCCAATGAAACAATCACAAGCTCAATCGGCGATATAACTGTAGACTCGGTGCGAGATCATCTGAACGCTACAACAACTACTTTATGCACCACGACCACTGAAGAAACTGTCG GTCGACTGTCTGTATTAAGCACCCAAACTAATCAAACTTTGACCAGTGCAAATATGAAGGATGTCACCGATTTTAACATACCGAACTTAATGGATTTGGCACCTTTAAG TAATACAACGGAAACCAATAGCAGCTCTGTGGTCATCAAATCAATAATCACTAGTATATCGCATGAAAAGACTAATGGGGAAACGGAAACAGTTACATCAAAGACTACCAAGCGTGAAGAAagtcaattttaa